From the Myripristis murdjan chromosome 14, fMyrMur1.1, whole genome shotgun sequence genome, one window contains:
- the sytl2a gene encoding synaptotagmin-like protein 2 isoform X7 translates to MSSSKSLESLTAHTTREERSKNNPRGQPNISMDDVSALPPAACSLSDTEQMKKMSASVPVFQLEELDSDSTSDIMDWKRNTGSSISNISLSSGMASMSSVSGSMSSIYPADSSDIEVQGTIQFAVNYVQKLGEFHIFVVHCRDLAVAERKKNRTDPYVKCYLLPDKTKLGKRKSSVKKKTVNPTYNEILRFKITMDVLKMQILNISVWHHDTFGRNSFLGEVEFDLSEWDFSNAQINEYALKARVSAQISPPSPSWSLDKSLTRGQMRVALRFLPQLTHSKRTSQMETGEVQIWVKDCKNLPPVRGVIIDPFVKCTVLPDTSRKSRQKTRVVKRTANPMFNHTMVYDGFRPEDLREACVEITVWDHDRLSNHYIGGLRLGLGTGKSYGAEVVWMDSTTEEANLWKRMMQSHGEWVEDVLPLRMFVMAKSTSK, encoded by the exons ATGTCCTCATCCAAAAGTCTGGAAAGCCTTACTGCGCACACAACAA GAGaagaaagaagcaaaaacaaccCCAGAGGACAACCAAATATAAGCATGGATGATG TTTCTGCCTTGCCACCagctgcctgctctctctcagacacagaACAGATGAAAAAGATGAGTGCGTCAGTGCCTGTTTTTCAGCTGGAAGAG ctggacAGTGACAGCACTTCTGATATCATGGACTGGAAGAGAAACACTGGCAGCTCCATATCTAACATAAGCCTGTCCTCTGGCATGGCCTCCATGTCCTCT GTCAGTGGTAGCATGTCCAGCATTTACCCTGCAGACTCCAGTGACATCGAGGTCCAAGGCACCATCCAGTTTGCTGTGAACTATGTCCAGAAGCTGGGAGAATTTCACATCTTCGTGGTCCACTGCAGGGACCTTGCTGTGGCTGAACGCAAGAAGAATCGCACTGACCC gtATGTGAAATGTTACCTTCTTCCTGACAAGACAAAGCTGGGTAAGAGGAAAAGCAGCGTTAAAAAGAAGACGGTAAATCCCACCTACAATGAAATCCTCCGG TTTAAAATCACAATGGACgtgctgaaaatgcaaatactgAACATCTCGGTGTGGCATCATGACACTTTTGGACGGAACAGTTTCCTTGGTGAAGTGGAATTCGATTTGTCAGAATGGGATTTCAGCAACGCACAGATAAATGAATACGCCTTAAAAGCCAGG GTGTCAGCACAGATCTCACCACCATCTCCATCATGGTCACTGGATAAGAGTCTGACACGAGGACAGATGAGAGTAGCCTTGCGGTTCCTACCACAGTTAACCCACA GTAAGAGAACGTCCCAGATGGAGACTGGTGAGGTACAGATCTGGGTGAAAGACTGCAAAAACCTTCCACCAGTCAGAGGAGTTATCATCGACCCATTTGTGAAATG CACCGTACTTCCTGACACAAGCCGGAAAAGCCGCCAGAAGACTCGAGTGGTGAAGAGGACGGCCAACCCAATGTTCAACCACACCATGGTGTACGACGGCTTCCGGCCAGAGGACCTCAGAGAGGCCTGCGTCGAGATCACGGTGTGGGATCACGACCGACTGAGCAACCACTACATCGGGGGCCTGAGACTAGGTCTAGGAACAG GCAAAAGTTACGGGGCAGAGGTGGTGTGGATGGACTCAACGACAGAGGAAGCAAACCTATGGAAGAGGATGATGCAGTCTCATGGTGAATGGGTGGAGGATGTTTTGCCTCTCAGAATGTTTGTGATGGCAAAAAGCACGTCAAAATAA
- the sytl2a gene encoding synaptotagmin-like protein 2 isoform X2 — MIDLSFLTEEEQETILAVLKRDAELKKAEENRIRKLQRSVSNKGQLKYLTGEWFYETKSLRHQDRIHGSDIIRASMRHTHKPLTILELSRILPERPSFVSSENKEVFVPSQLSGLIQEPEVQLSSERDQNGNPHEKPPEILTSVVQSPTKQRQNPFNNEPLASHISEETDSQLVDGPAEQTETLCGDLCEHCHKELLSPQVSNLVSAEQKSGKAVHLETGPEEDHHSQSKATDLLIGHSIHQQQLKLPEQSSDKLDMFGEVTSDTKLSSDGSSKNSSQSISPKPQNRLLGIFTEEKTAELQSTCKEEQDDNQKLCSPQSTADVSEDNQINFASVKQEAKIPGTTEVRTLQLTALQHTPFKEAMTSVGSDLDTQQDPTETKDRISMFPQRLSNLKAFWEKENSGPKIIFTREQTRHENIPKTEIDASHSPQNIQIESVVEKINNNLSAKTELTEHCRFEDNAAQCHEEISSPEIESSFGIDLSKEDCTYRANPVVICEETDESLTGSITDSQIPEPEENNTPLSVSLPCNIPVQYQDIPVPLPRQSSPQENRPGKISDLTYFWEKESSGPRVISAKVKEASSSPVHSSLGDTIQYNEKIVASHSDLRGPLGSIEKSEEEVQTSSYSTKTNSISNTKHVTDKGFVSQSSYKPQLRSSANIGDIDSTCQQYQGKTETESVLPEERPLSPSRPQTPKSKDSSDDEVRRSPSKTCHPKALPRESSSPKGSRLEGSPLKTFPIDIAPSTKAHEEQSGRPTPAPRKKQSPSHEAKQSVLMDIKSNTEIHPPRLDSVQSSTPSARGTNSGSVYTQMTSMRSSTGLHPRKASESGDIEPTPTKRDSNDQNIPGLSKKSGTFPHLARSFIQHDYQHYLGAPENAHLPPFGQEEAVEESTPVLNEVPRPQSPLRDFKRNQGYRTTKENQSRISSWIVQSTDSNCSQDRATTAWSQSRASSGSHDDDSSPVRSALKRLSSKPMSSSKSLESLTAHTTREERSKNNPRGQPNISMDDVSALPPAACSLSDTEQMKKMSASVPVFQLEELDSDSTSDIMDWKRNTGSSISNISLSSGMASMSSVSGSMSSIYPADSSDIEVQGTIQFAVNYVQKLGEFHIFVVHCRDLAVAERKKNRTDPYVKCYLLPDKTKLGKRKSSVKKKTVNPTYNEILRFKITMDVLKMQILNISVWHHDTFGRNSFLGEVEFDLSEWDFSNAQINEYALKARVSAQISPPSPSWSLDKSLTRGQMRVALRFLPQLTHSKRTSQMETGEVQIWVKDCKNLPPVRGVIIDPFVKCTVLPDTSRKSRQKTRVVKRTANPMFNHTMVYDGFRPEDLREACVEITVWDHDRLSNHYIGGLRLGLGTGKSYGAEVVWMDSTTEEANLWKRMMQSHGEWVEDVLPLRMFVMAKSTSK, encoded by the exons ATGATCGACCTGAGTTTTCTGacggaggaggagcaggagaccATCCTGGCCGTCCTGAAAAGAGATGCTGAGCTGAAGAAGGCTGAGGAGAACCGTATCAG GAAGCTCCAGAGGTCGGTGAGTAACAAGGGCCAGCTCAAGTACCTGACTGGAGAATGGTTTTATGAGACCAAGTCGCTTCGCCATCAGGACCGCATCCACGGCTCTGACATCATCAGGGCCTCcatgaggcacacacacaaaccactgaCCATAC TGGAGCTCTCCAGGATCCTGCCAGAGAGACCCAGTTTTGTCAGCAGTGAAAACAAGGAAGTGTTCGTCCCGTCTCAGCTCTCTGGACTCATTCAGGAGCCTGAGGTGCAGCTCAGCAGTGAAAG GGATCAAAATGGGAATCCTCATGAAAAGCCACCAGAGATACTTACATCAGTTGTGCAGTCGCCCACAAAG CAAAGACAGAATCCTTTCAACAATGAACCCCTTGCATCTCACATTTCTGAAGAAACGGACAGCCAGTTAGTGGACGGACCAGCAGAACAAACCGAGACACTTTGTGGGG ATCTCTGTGAGCACTGTCATAAGGAGCTCCTTAGCCCTCAAGTGTCCAACCTTGTTTCAGCTGAGCAGAAGTCAGGTAAGGCTGTTCACCTGGAGACAGGGCCTGAAGAGGACCATCACTCTCAGTCTAAGGCCACAGATTTGCTGATTGGACACAGCATTCATCAGCAACAGCTAAAGCTGCCTGAGCAATCCAGTGACAAACTTGACATGTTTGGTGAGGTCACCTCAGATACTAAGTTATCAAGTGATGGCAGCTCCAAGAATTCATCTCAATCTATTTCACCAAAGCCTCAAAATAGGCTGCTTGGAATATTTACAGAAGAGAAAACTGCTGAATTGCAGAGTACATGCAAAGAAGAACAGGATGACAACCAAAAACTATGTAGTCCTCAATCAACTGCAGATGTGTCTGAGGACAATCAAATAAACTTTGCTAGTGTTAAACAAGAAGCTAAAATCCCTGGAACAACAGAGGTCCGAACACTACAACTTACAGCACTCCAGCACACTCCATTTAAGGAAGCCATGACCTCAGTCGGCTCAGACTTAGACACTCAACAGGACCCAACAGAGACCAAAGACAGAATTTCAATGTTTCCACAGAGATTATCCAACCTGAAAGCATTCTGGGAGAAAGAAAACAGCGGTCCCAAAATAATCTTTACCAGAGAACAAACAAGGCATGAAAACATCCCCAAGACAGAAATAGATGCCTCACATAGCCCTCAAAATATTCAGATAGAGTCTGTTGTAGAAAAGATAAATAATAACCTCTCAGCTAAAACAGAATTGACAGAGCACTGCAGATTTGAAGATAATGCTGCCCAGTGCCATGAAGAGATTTCCTCACCAGAGATTGAAAGTAGCTTTGGAATAGATTTATCAAAAGAAGATTGTACATATAGAGCAAATCCAGTTGTCATCTGTGAAGAGACAGATGAGTCTTTAACTGGTTCAATAACAGATTCTCAGATTCCTGAgccagaagaaaacaacactcccttatctgtctctctaccttGCAATATTCCAGTGCAATACCAAGATATCCCAGTTCCCCTTCCTAGGCAGTCCAGTCCACAAGAGAACAGGCCAGGTAAGATCAGTGACCTTACATATTTCTGGGAGAAGGAGTCCTCAGGACCTAGAGTAATTTCTGCAAAAGTTAAGGAGGCCTCAAGCAGTCCAGTACATTCAAGTTTAGGTGATACTATCCAGTATAATGAGAAAATAGTTGCCTCTCATTCTGACCTAAGAGGACCCTTAGGTAGCATAGAAAAGTCTGAGGAAGAGGTGCAGACATCTTCATACAGCACCAAGACTAATAGTATCTCAAACACAAAACACGTGACTGACAAGGGCTTTGTCAGTCAAAGTTCATACAAACCACAGCTGAGGAGTTCTGCCAATATTGGAGATATAGACTCAACATGTCAGCAATATCAAGGCAAAACTGAAACAGAGTCGGTTTTGCCTGAGGAAAGACCCCTTAGTCCTAGTAGACCCCAAACTCCAAAATCAAAAGACTCATCAGATGATGAAGTCAGAAGAAGTCCATCCAAGACCTGCCACCCCAAGGCCCTACCTCGAGAATCCTCCAGTCCTAAGGGTTCCAGACTGGAAGGCTCCCCCTTGAAAACCTTTCCAATAGACATTGCTCCCTCAACTAAGGCCCATGAAGAACAATCAGGAAGGCCAACACCAGCAccaagaaagaaacaaagtccATCACATGAAGCAAAGCAGTCAGTGTTGATGGACATTAAGTCTAACACAGAGATCCATCCTCCACGGTTAGACTCTGTACAGTCAAGCACTCCTTCGGCAAGGGGGACTAATTCTGGCAGTGTATATACACAGATGACTAGCATGAGATCCTCCACAGGGCTGCATCCCAGAAAAGCTTCAGAATCTGGTGATATTGAACCTACACCTACCAAAAGAGATTCGAATGACCAAAATATACCAGGGTTATCAAAGAAGTCGGGAACTTTTCCACATCTTGCTAGATCTTTCATTCAACATGATTATCAGCACTACCTCGGGGCACCTGAGAATGCTCATCTCCCTCCGTTTGGTCAAGAAGAAGCTGTTGAAGAGTCTACTCCAGTGCTCAATGAAGTGCCTAGACCACAAAGTCCTCTTAGAGACTTCAAGAGAAACCAGGGCTACAGGACCACCAAGGAGAATCAGTCTAGGATCAGTTCTTGGATTGTGCAAAGTACTGACAGCAACTGCAGCCAAGACAGAGCAACCACGGCCTGGTCTCAATCTCGGGCAAGTTCAGGCA GTCATGATGATGATTCTAGTCCCGTCAGGTCAGCCTTGAAACGATTATCTTCAAAGCCTATGTCCTCATCCAAAAGTCTGGAAAGCCTTACTGCGCACACAACAA GAGaagaaagaagcaaaaacaaccCCAGAGGACAACCAAATATAAGCATGGATGATG TTTCTGCCTTGCCACCagctgcctgctctctctcagacacagaACAGATGAAAAAGATGAGTGCGTCAGTGCCTGTTTTTCAGCTGGAAGAG ctggacAGTGACAGCACTTCTGATATCATGGACTGGAAGAGAAACACTGGCAGCTCCATATCTAACATAAGCCTGTCCTCTGGCATGGCCTCCATGTCCTCT GTCAGTGGTAGCATGTCCAGCATTTACCCTGCAGACTCCAGTGACATCGAGGTCCAAGGCACCATCCAGTTTGCTGTGAACTATGTCCAGAAGCTGGGAGAATTTCACATCTTCGTGGTCCACTGCAGGGACCTTGCTGTGGCTGAACGCAAGAAGAATCGCACTGACCC gtATGTGAAATGTTACCTTCTTCCTGACAAGACAAAGCTGGGTAAGAGGAAAAGCAGCGTTAAAAAGAAGACGGTAAATCCCACCTACAATGAAATCCTCCGG TTTAAAATCACAATGGACgtgctgaaaatgcaaatactgAACATCTCGGTGTGGCATCATGACACTTTTGGACGGAACAGTTTCCTTGGTGAAGTGGAATTCGATTTGTCAGAATGGGATTTCAGCAACGCACAGATAAATGAATACGCCTTAAAAGCCAGG GTGTCAGCACAGATCTCACCACCATCTCCATCATGGTCACTGGATAAGAGTCTGACACGAGGACAGATGAGAGTAGCCTTGCGGTTCCTACCACAGTTAACCCACA GTAAGAGAACGTCCCAGATGGAGACTGGTGAGGTACAGATCTGGGTGAAAGACTGCAAAAACCTTCCACCAGTCAGAGGAGTTATCATCGACCCATTTGTGAAATG CACCGTACTTCCTGACACAAGCCGGAAAAGCCGCCAGAAGACTCGAGTGGTGAAGAGGACGGCCAACCCAATGTTCAACCACACCATGGTGTACGACGGCTTCCGGCCAGAGGACCTCAGAGAGGCCTGCGTCGAGATCACGGTGTGGGATCACGACCGACTGAGCAACCACTACATCGGGGGCCTGAGACTAGGTCTAGGAACAG GCAAAAGTTACGGGGCAGAGGTGGTGTGGATGGACTCAACGACAGAGGAAGCAAACCTATGGAAGAGGATGATGCAGTCTCATGGTGAATGGGTGGAGGATGTTTTGCCTCTCAGAATGTTTGTGATGGCAAAAAGCACGTCAAAATAA
- the sytl2a gene encoding synaptotagmin-like protein 2 isoform X4 has protein sequence MIDLSFLTEEEQETILAVLKRDAELKKAEENRIRKLQRSVSNKGQLKYLTGEWFYETKSLRHQDRIHGSDIIRASMRHTHKPLTILELSRILPERPSFVSSENKEVFVPSQLSGLIQEPEVQLSSERDQNGNPHEKPPEILTSVVQSPTKQRQNPFNNEPLASHISEETDSQLVDGPAEQTETLCGEPLPSSDSCISYTTNLKQDHQKDSPVAPNESVPMPVAQERTVINRSQDSLTEVDGQTTRQTNSAGPRGILKHMSRSSSTDSLCSRPDPQSPVSPDCSIETNTARDRDTLSWIDRKQVRFCAAVGQGCVEWQDGKELGEHSLLDVDAIAPHEVSVEHRHVDLDDDFNYGKGVNLQSQDAGQHQVPGDLCEHCHKELLSPQVSNLVSAEQKSGHDDDSSPVRSALKRLSSKPMSSSKSLESLTAHTTREERSKNNPRGQPNISMDDVSALPPAACSLSDTEQMKKMSASVPVFQLEELDSDSTSDIMDWKRNTGSSISNISLSSGMASMSSVSGSMSSIYPADSSDIEVQGTIQFAVNYVQKLGEFHIFVVHCRDLAVAERKKNRTDPYVKCYLLPDKTKLGKRKSSVKKKTVNPTYNEILRFKITMDVLKMQILNISVWHHDTFGRNSFLGEVEFDLSEWDFSNAQINEYALKARVSAQISPPSPSWSLDKSLTRGQMRVALRFLPQLTHSKRTSQMETGEVQIWVKDCKNLPPVRGVIIDPFVKCTVLPDTSRKSRQKTRVVKRTANPMFNHTMVYDGFRPEDLREACVEITVWDHDRLSNHYIGGLRLGLGTGKSYGAEVVWMDSTTEEANLWKRMMQSHGEWVEDVLPLRMFVMAKSTSK, from the exons ATGATCGACCTGAGTTTTCTGacggaggaggagcaggagaccATCCTGGCCGTCCTGAAAAGAGATGCTGAGCTGAAGAAGGCTGAGGAGAACCGTATCAG GAAGCTCCAGAGGTCGGTGAGTAACAAGGGCCAGCTCAAGTACCTGACTGGAGAATGGTTTTATGAGACCAAGTCGCTTCGCCATCAGGACCGCATCCACGGCTCTGACATCATCAGGGCCTCcatgaggcacacacacaaaccactgaCCATAC TGGAGCTCTCCAGGATCCTGCCAGAGAGACCCAGTTTTGTCAGCAGTGAAAACAAGGAAGTGTTCGTCCCGTCTCAGCTCTCTGGACTCATTCAGGAGCCTGAGGTGCAGCTCAGCAGTGAAAG GGATCAAAATGGGAATCCTCATGAAAAGCCACCAGAGATACTTACATCAGTTGTGCAGTCGCCCACAAAG CAAAGACAGAATCCTTTCAACAATGAACCCCTTGCATCTCACATTTCTGAAGAAACGGACAGCCAGTTAGTGGACGGACCAGCAGAACAAACCGAGACACTTTGTGGGG aGCCTTTACCATCATCTGACAGCTGCATTTCTTACACTACTAACCTAAAGCAAGACCACCAGAAAGATAGCCCAGTTGCCCCCAATGAATCTGTTCCTATGCCAGTGGCCCAAGAGAGAACTGTCATTAACAGATCTCAGGATTCTCTTACTGAGGTAGATGGACAGACAACTAGACAGACTAACTCTGCTGGTCCAAGGGGAATCCTCAAGCATATGTCCAGGTCTAGCTCCACAGACTCCCTCTGTTCCCGGCCAGACCCACAGAGTCCAGTAAGCCCAGACTGTTCCATTGAAACCAAcacagccagagacagagataCCCTCAGCTGGATAGACAGGAAACAAGTGAGGTTCTGCGCTGCAGTTGGCCAGGGCTGTGTGGAGTGGCAAGATGGGAAGGAGCTGGGAGAACACAGTTTGCTGGATGTGGACGCTATTGCTCCCCATGAGGTTTCTGTCGAACATAGACATGTGGATTTAGATGATGATTTCAATTACGGAAAGGGGGTAAACCTCCAAAGCCAAGATGCTGGCCAACACCAGGTCCCTGGTG ATCTCTGTGAGCACTGTCATAAGGAGCTCCTTAGCCCTCAAGTGTCCAACCTTGTTTCAGCTGAGCAGAAGTCAG GTCATGATGATGATTCTAGTCCCGTCAGGTCAGCCTTGAAACGATTATCTTCAAAGCCTATGTCCTCATCCAAAAGTCTGGAAAGCCTTACTGCGCACACAACAA GAGaagaaagaagcaaaaacaaccCCAGAGGACAACCAAATATAAGCATGGATGATG TTTCTGCCTTGCCACCagctgcctgctctctctcagacacagaACAGATGAAAAAGATGAGTGCGTCAGTGCCTGTTTTTCAGCTGGAAGAG ctggacAGTGACAGCACTTCTGATATCATGGACTGGAAGAGAAACACTGGCAGCTCCATATCTAACATAAGCCTGTCCTCTGGCATGGCCTCCATGTCCTCT GTCAGTGGTAGCATGTCCAGCATTTACCCTGCAGACTCCAGTGACATCGAGGTCCAAGGCACCATCCAGTTTGCTGTGAACTATGTCCAGAAGCTGGGAGAATTTCACATCTTCGTGGTCCACTGCAGGGACCTTGCTGTGGCTGAACGCAAGAAGAATCGCACTGACCC gtATGTGAAATGTTACCTTCTTCCTGACAAGACAAAGCTGGGTAAGAGGAAAAGCAGCGTTAAAAAGAAGACGGTAAATCCCACCTACAATGAAATCCTCCGG TTTAAAATCACAATGGACgtgctgaaaatgcaaatactgAACATCTCGGTGTGGCATCATGACACTTTTGGACGGAACAGTTTCCTTGGTGAAGTGGAATTCGATTTGTCAGAATGGGATTTCAGCAACGCACAGATAAATGAATACGCCTTAAAAGCCAGG GTGTCAGCACAGATCTCACCACCATCTCCATCATGGTCACTGGATAAGAGTCTGACACGAGGACAGATGAGAGTAGCCTTGCGGTTCCTACCACAGTTAACCCACA GTAAGAGAACGTCCCAGATGGAGACTGGTGAGGTACAGATCTGGGTGAAAGACTGCAAAAACCTTCCACCAGTCAGAGGAGTTATCATCGACCCATTTGTGAAATG CACCGTACTTCCTGACACAAGCCGGAAAAGCCGCCAGAAGACTCGAGTGGTGAAGAGGACGGCCAACCCAATGTTCAACCACACCATGGTGTACGACGGCTTCCGGCCAGAGGACCTCAGAGAGGCCTGCGTCGAGATCACGGTGTGGGATCACGACCGACTGAGCAACCACTACATCGGGGGCCTGAGACTAGGTCTAGGAACAG GCAAAAGTTACGGGGCAGAGGTGGTGTGGATGGACTCAACGACAGAGGAAGCAAACCTATGGAAGAGGATGATGCAGTCTCATGGTGAATGGGTGGAGGATGTTTTGCCTCTCAGAATGTTTGTGATGGCAAAAAGCACGTCAAAATAA